A DNA window from Bradyrhizobium barranii subsp. barranii contains the following coding sequences:
- a CDS encoding nuclear transport factor 2 family protein, protein MSVEENTSIVKDFFAALGRGDRQALLALCAEDIEWIIPGKDWALAGTYRGHAGLTGLLQKAAEATQISYPAPPEFVAQGDRVLVVGFAEGTVKPTNKTFEDHWVFAITVRDRKLTRIREYIDTQALARASKMEGLSF, encoded by the coding sequence ATGAGCGTCGAAGAGAATACTTCGATCGTAAAGGATTTCTTTGCCGCACTCGGTCGCGGCGATCGGCAAGCACTGCTTGCGTTGTGCGCCGAAGACATCGAGTGGATCATTCCGGGCAAGGACTGGGCGCTGGCCGGCACGTACCGCGGGCACGCCGGATTGACGGGCCTACTTCAGAAGGCTGCCGAAGCGACGCAGATTTCCTACCCGGCGCCCCCGGAGTTCGTAGCGCAGGGAGATCGGGTTCTCGTCGTCGGATTCGCCGAGGGGACGGTTAAACCTACGAACAAGACGTTCGAGGATCATTGGGTCTTCGCAATAACCGTTCGAGACCGAAAACTCACACGCATCCGGGAATACATCGACACGCAAGCACTGGCGCGGGCCTCAAAGATGGAGGGCCTGAGCTTTTAG
- a CDS encoding class I SAM-dependent methyltransferase, with product MYPSSKQSELIRFSRVGAGSTVIDVYPGDGDWTRLFSDIVGPEGRVYSFVPAEVAHFKNDPVGRVQTLAKEPGRENVQAVSADLVTLPGVAVPADVLWLHLFYHDLHTELMRARGGTAADFNRAVFERLKPGGSYVIVDHAAAAGTGTNDAQSLHRIDPSSVRAEVEASGFVLDGESTMLANPYDTHSVKVFDPSIKGETDRFAYRFEKPKG from the coding sequence ATGTACCCCTCATCGAAACAATCCGAATTGATCCGCTTCTCGCGCGTCGGTGCGGGCTCCACCGTCATCGACGTCTACCCCGGCGATGGCGATTGGACCCGTCTCTTCTCCGACATCGTAGGGCCCGAAGGGCGCGTCTACAGCTTCGTGCCGGCGGAAGTCGCCCACTTCAAGAACGATCCGGTCGGACGCGTGCAGACGCTGGCGAAAGAGCCTGGCAGAGAGAACGTGCAAGCCGTTTCCGCGGATCTGGTGACGTTGCCCGGCGTCGCCGTTCCTGCGGATGTCTTGTGGCTTCACCTTTTCTACCACGATCTCCACACCGAACTGATGCGAGCGAGGGGCGGGACGGCAGCCGACTTCAATCGGGCCGTCTTCGAGCGGCTCAAGCCGGGCGGCTCCTACGTGATCGTCGATCACGCAGCCGCAGCGGGCACGGGCACGAACGACGCCCAATCGCTGCATCGGATCGACCCTTCCTCGGTTCGGGCGGAGGTGGAAGCGTCAGGCTTCGTACTAGATGGTGAGAGCACCATGCTCGCGAACCCGTACGATACGCACTCCGTCAAGGTGTTCGACCCTTCGATCAAGGGCGAGACCGATCGCTTCGCCTATCGGTTCGAGAAGCCCAAGGGGTAA
- a CDS encoding SDR family NAD(P)-dependent oxidoreductase, translating to MGKLDSKVAVITGGSSGMALASAKRFVEEGAYVFITGRRQEALDEAVRLIGRNVTGVRGDAANLDDLDRLFDTVKREKGRIDVLYASAGIGEAVPLGEITEKHFDVTFGLNTRGTLFTVQKALPLLSDGASIFMTGSVASLKGFPGYSVYAASKAALHAFARGWLNELKARNIRVNVLHPGPIATPMQDQVLTEDAKRMFESLIPRGTMGRPEEIAAAALFLASDDSSFVNGLELSVDGGFSAI from the coding sequence ATGGGAAAGTTGGACAGTAAGGTTGCAGTCATTACGGGCGGATCGAGCGGCATGGCGCTGGCGAGCGCCAAGCGGTTCGTCGAAGAAGGCGCCTACGTCTTCATCACGGGTCGGAGGCAGGAAGCGCTCGACGAGGCGGTCAGGCTGATCGGTCGCAACGTGACCGGTGTGCGCGGCGACGCGGCCAATCTCGACGACCTCGACCGCCTGTTCGACACGGTCAAACGGGAAAAGGGAAGGATCGACGTCCTGTATGCGAGCGCCGGTATCGGCGAAGCCGTCCCGCTGGGCGAGATCACTGAGAAGCATTTCGATGTGACCTTTGGGCTGAACACGCGCGGAACTCTGTTCACCGTGCAAAAGGCGCTGCCGCTGTTGAGCGATGGCGCATCGATCTTCATGACCGGATCGGTTGCTTCGCTGAAAGGCTTTCCCGGTTACAGCGTGTATGCGGCGAGCAAGGCGGCGTTGCACGCCTTCGCACGCGGGTGGCTCAACGAATTGAAGGCCAGGAATATTCGGGTGAACGTGCTGCATCCGGGGCCGATCGCCACCCCCATGCAGGACCAGGTTCTCACCGAAGACGCGAAGCGAATGTTCGAGTCGCTGATCCCGCGCGGAACGATGGGTCGTCCCGAGGAGATCGCGGCGGCCGCGCTGTTTCTGGCTTCGGACGATTCGAGTTTCGTGAACGGCCTGGAGTTGTCCGTGGACGGCGGCTTCTCGGCCATCTGA